A stretch of the Kroppenstedtia eburnea genome encodes the following:
- a CDS encoding DUF58 domain-containing protein: protein MRRRGHGFVWGLTVIAYVFGRFQGGFVPWFLFYASLVISIYITSVVWFSLREPEVKRRLSVHRLTAGERLTVRLRYRWHAPLPPSWIYFKDEGDLKPREGMGWLRFPGWSREGVFEYVLRDLPRGRHRFQGVEIKSGDVFGLVEKKWDISLLEEIVVYPRIREIRVWQPLNEQNTGRSTSTLRVGEDVTSVVGVREYSQRDPLSRIHWKATARGQGLKAKEFEHQVSNDFMFLLDCRDSSFAGKGDPLFERSVSLTASLARYAVSRRFSAGLIAWGNRRLHLPTGRSQEHLLRLFEPLAVIQPEGEIAVGELLLRESVHLPRGTTTVVITPGLTSSDVRAIGLLVLRKIKVEVFWVCHPDSWEEKERSAVGMLDSLGVRVHPVPHDDFGKITEGGVSFGQGSA, encoded by the coding sequence ATGCGGCGGCGGGGACATGGATTCGTGTGGGGATTGACAGTGATCGCCTACGTTTTCGGCCGGTTTCAGGGGGGATTTGTTCCCTGGTTTCTCTTTTATGCTTCTCTGGTGATATCCATTTACATCACATCAGTGGTGTGGTTCTCCCTCCGGGAACCGGAAGTGAAGCGCCGGCTGTCCGTCCACCGGTTGACGGCGGGAGAGCGGTTGACCGTCCGCTTGCGGTATCGCTGGCACGCTCCCCTGCCTCCCTCCTGGATTTATTTCAAAGATGAGGGAGATCTGAAGCCGCGAGAGGGCATGGGGTGGCTCCGGTTTCCCGGCTGGTCCCGGGAAGGAGTCTTTGAATATGTGCTTCGGGATTTGCCCCGGGGCAGACATCGATTTCAAGGGGTGGAGATCAAATCAGGGGATGTGTTCGGCCTGGTGGAGAAGAAGTGGGACATCTCCCTGCTGGAGGAAATCGTGGTCTACCCGCGAATCCGGGAGATCCGTGTCTGGCAACCGTTGAATGAACAGAACACGGGTCGATCCACCTCCACCCTGCGGGTCGGCGAAGATGTCACCTCCGTCGTGGGTGTCCGGGAGTACTCTCAGCGCGATCCTCTCAGCCGGATTCACTGGAAAGCCACTGCCAGGGGACAGGGATTGAAGGCGAAGGAGTTTGAGCATCAGGTGAGCAACGACTTCATGTTTCTGCTGGATTGCCGGGATTCCTCTTTTGCGGGAAAAGGGGATCCCCTCTTTGAACGGTCGGTCAGTCTGACAGCCTCCTTGGCCCGGTATGCTGTGAGTCGGCGGTTCAGTGCAGGACTGATCGCCTGGGGGAACCGGCGGTTGCATCTGCCGACGGGGCGAAGTCAGGAGCATCTCCTGCGCCTGTTTGAGCCTTTGGCAGTGATCCAACCGGAGGGGGAAATTGCGGTGGGTGAGCTTCTTTTGCGGGAATCGGTTCATCTGCCCCGTGGAACCACCACAGTCGTCATTACTCCCGGTCTGACATCGTCGGATGTGCGGGCCATCGGGTTGCTGGTTTTGCGAAAGATCAAGGTGGAGGTCTTTTGGGTGTGCCACCCGGATTCCTGGGAGGAGAAGGAGCGGTCGGCTGTGGGGATGCTGGATTCCCTGGGGGTGCGGGTCCATCCCGTTCCCCACGATGATTTTGGCAAGATCACCGAAGGGGGTGTCTCCTTTGGCCAAGGCTCGGCCTGA
- a CDS encoding NRAMP family divalent metal transporter has product MNQLNTSSGSVTKANKRLMWGAVFLMATSSIGPAFLTQTAVFTEQFAANFAFAILASVIIDIGAQLNIWRIITVSGKRGQDVANMVLPGLGSVIAVLIVFGGLAFNIGNVAGAGLGLNVLFGISPVVGAVITGILAIIIFSLKDAGKAMDLVAQALGILMLVMVGYVMFTTHPPAGDALVKSILPDDYGVLLLPMITLVGGSVGGYITFAGGHRLVDAGVTGKENVSFVSKAANLGVLTTGVMRVFLFLAVLGVISAGYSLDPGNPPASVFQIALGDVGYKIFGIVLFSAAMTSVIGCAYTSVSFLRSFHRSVEKYNNWIIIAFIAFSTLIFAVVGKPVNILVIAGSLNGLILPLTLGSILLASRKRKIVGDYHHPTWMILFGFLAVVVTLIASWYSLQGIADLWNK; this is encoded by the coding sequence ATGAATCAACTGAATACCTCATCCGGGTCGGTAACCAAAGCGAATAAGCGGTTGATGTGGGGAGCCGTTTTCCTGATGGCGACCTCTTCCATCGGTCCGGCTTTTTTGACGCAAACGGCTGTGTTCACGGAACAATTTGCAGCCAATTTCGCCTTTGCCATCTTGGCCTCGGTCATTATTGATATCGGGGCCCAGCTGAACATATGGCGGATCATCACCGTTTCAGGGAAACGGGGGCAGGATGTGGCCAATATGGTCCTCCCTGGACTTGGCTCGGTGATCGCCGTTTTGATCGTTTTCGGGGGACTGGCCTTTAATATCGGAAATGTGGCCGGTGCAGGACTGGGGCTCAATGTTCTCTTCGGGATCTCGCCGGTTGTCGGCGCAGTGATTACGGGAATTCTCGCCATTATTATATTCAGTTTGAAAGACGCGGGAAAAGCGATGGATCTGGTGGCCCAGGCACTGGGGATTCTCATGCTGGTGATGGTCGGTTATGTCATGTTCACCACTCATCCGCCGGCGGGTGACGCCCTGGTGAAGTCGATCCTCCCTGACGATTATGGCGTATTGCTGTTACCGATGATTACGCTTGTCGGGGGGTCCGTCGGAGGGTATATCACCTTTGCGGGGGGGCATCGTCTGGTAGATGCCGGAGTCACCGGCAAGGAGAATGTTTCCTTCGTCAGCAAAGCGGCCAACCTCGGAGTTTTGACGACGGGCGTGATGCGTGTCTTTCTGTTCCTGGCCGTACTGGGTGTGATCTCAGCGGGATATTCGCTGGATCCGGGGAATCCACCTGCCTCAGTCTTTCAGATTGCACTGGGGGATGTGGGCTATAAAATCTTCGGGATCGTTCTTTTTTCAGCGGCGATGACCTCGGTGATCGGATGTGCTTATACAAGTGTCTCCTTTTTGCGGTCCTTTCATCGATCTGTTGAGAAGTACAACAATTGGATTATCATCGCTTTCATTGCCTTTTCCACGCTGATTTTCGCAGTTGTCGGAAAACCGGTGAACATTTTGGTCATCGCGGGATCTTTGAACGGTTTGATCCTTCCGCTGACACTGGGGTCGATCCTGTTGGCATCCAGGAAGCGAAAGATTGTCGGTGATTACCATCACCCGACTTGGATGATTCTGTTTGGGTTCCTCGCCGTGGTGGTCACGTTGATCGCCAGCTGGTACTCCTTGCAGGGAATCGCTGATCTGTGGAACAAATAA
- a CDS encoding carbon-nitrogen family hydrolase, with translation MKYAIYQMNIAVGDPEKNRSKVRAWLDRVAKAEKPDVVVLPEMWTTAYTLPRLEEVADRNGEPTLPFLQSLAKEYGVHMIGGSVANNKGQGFYNTAFVVDRNGTLIHQYDKIHLVPMLDEPRYLKGGEKGVEVFELDGVKMGLIICYDLRFPELARKLALEGVEVLHVVAEWPTARLDHWKTLQVARAIENQMFVVSCNSVGLQDGVEFAGTSMIIDPWGNVMEAGGDDREETLTGELSLELVSKVRKDVPVFDSRMPELY, from the coding sequence GTGAAATACGCGATCTATCAAATGAATATTGCCGTGGGGGATCCGGAGAAAAACCGCAGCAAGGTACGGGCGTGGCTGGACCGGGTGGCCAAGGCGGAGAAACCTGATGTGGTGGTGTTGCCGGAGATGTGGACCACCGCCTATACCTTGCCGCGTCTGGAGGAGGTGGCGGACCGAAACGGCGAACCCACCCTCCCATTCTTGCAATCCCTGGCCAAAGAATACGGTGTTCACATGATTGGCGGATCGGTTGCCAACAATAAAGGACAAGGTTTTTACAACACGGCCTTTGTCGTGGATCGCAACGGGACGCTGATCCATCAGTATGACAAGATTCATCTGGTTCCGATGCTGGATGAACCACGGTACTTAAAGGGAGGTGAGAAGGGGGTCGAGGTATTCGAGCTGGATGGAGTGAAGATGGGCCTGATCATCTGTTATGACTTGCGCTTTCCGGAGCTGGCGAGAAAGCTGGCCCTGGAGGGGGTGGAAGTTCTTCATGTCGTTGCCGAATGGCCGACTGCAAGATTGGATCATTGGAAAACCCTGCAGGTGGCCCGGGCGATTGAAAACCAGATGTTCGTCGTCTCCTGCAATTCCGTCGGTTTGCAGGACGGGGTTGAATTTGCCGGAACTTCAATGATCATCGACCCATGGGGAAATGTGATGGAAGCGGGTGGCGATGATCGGGAGGAGACACTGACAGGGGAGCTTTCCCTGGAGTTGGTTTCCAAGGTGAGAAAAGATGTTCCCGTATTTGACAGCAGGATGCCCGAACTCTACTGA
- a CDS encoding transglutaminase-like domain-containing protein, protein MAKARPDSRSPLSPAARVGGFLFAFLIGWECLLPLVQVLESGRVGGFLAAFLFFLVITFVGGNRWITVPLRLLLLPVFLHPLLFHQMPWEDPAWIQLAVSHLITDLEHLFTGEVVPAPVLQTLGFLLMLWLIASGYRRFQERGGGVLVLFLAAVIHLSILDSFTSFDGGWAIVRVLVYGFIALSASRLVGLRSKTAGDPPKPGGWVPLTLSLLLLALGVGWVAPKPEAGWPNPVEWIASQDDRAQGRKIAKIGYGNHDQQLGGPFKQNSSPILFATVDVPYYWRGETRDFYTGKGWQSTLKKTPVDPVKPDRGESELQSGFEGIAVKKNDSIVMVERKYPVLFTPGWLRWVEGINADNRWEQIPEMGGLTTPDDEWPARYRLRTEIPVIDEDQLRQTGTEYHDLGEAGNVYLQLPESLPDRVRQKAEELTRGEDNPYDRAAAVENWLRSGGGFRYETEDIPVPGQREDFVDQFLFDSQRGYCDHFSTSMVVMLRSVGIPARWMKGFAPGEGEMVEVDDPKQKGKTVTEHRITVRNSDAHSWVEVYFAGVGWIPFEPTPGFANPTPRHGG, encoded by the coding sequence TTGGCCAAGGCTCGGCCTGATTCCCGCTCTCCCCTCTCCCCTGCGGCGCGGGTGGGCGGCTTTCTGTTTGCTTTTTTGATCGGATGGGAGTGTCTGCTTCCCTTGGTCCAAGTATTGGAGTCAGGTCGGGTCGGAGGGTTTTTGGCGGCGTTTCTCTTTTTTCTCGTCATCACTTTTGTGGGTGGAAACCGATGGATCACCGTGCCCCTCCGTCTTCTCCTGCTCCCGGTCTTCCTCCATCCCCTGCTGTTCCATCAGATGCCCTGGGAGGATCCGGCATGGATCCAGCTGGCGGTCTCCCATCTGATCACAGATCTGGAACATCTCTTCACAGGGGAAGTCGTTCCGGCTCCGGTGCTGCAGACGTTGGGATTTTTGTTGATGTTGTGGTTAATAGCCTCTGGATATCGCCGGTTTCAGGAGAGAGGCGGCGGGGTGTTGGTATTGTTTTTGGCGGCGGTGATCCATCTGTCTATCCTGGACAGTTTCACTTCCTTTGACGGAGGGTGGGCGATCGTCCGTGTGCTGGTTTACGGTTTTATCGCCCTGTCCGCCTCCCGCCTGGTTGGTTTGCGCTCAAAGACAGCGGGGGATCCGCCGAAGCCCGGCGGCTGGGTTCCCCTCACCCTGTCGCTGCTTCTGCTGGCGTTGGGGGTGGGGTGGGTTGCCCCCAAACCGGAGGCAGGCTGGCCGAATCCCGTCGAATGGATCGCCAGTCAGGATGACCGGGCCCAAGGCCGGAAAATTGCCAAGATCGGTTACGGAAACCACGACCAACAGCTGGGCGGTCCTTTCAAGCAGAATTCTTCGCCGATACTCTTTGCAACTGTGGATGTTCCGTACTATTGGCGGGGGGAAACCCGGGATTTCTACACGGGGAAAGGCTGGCAGTCGACTCTGAAAAAGACGCCCGTCGATCCGGTGAAGCCCGACAGGGGGGAGTCTGAACTCCAATCCGGTTTTGAGGGGATTGCCGTAAAGAAAAACGACAGCATAGTGATGGTGGAAAGGAAATACCCTGTTTTGTTCACCCCGGGCTGGCTCAGGTGGGTGGAGGGGATCAACGCCGACAATCGATGGGAGCAGATTCCGGAGATGGGGGGACTCACCACCCCGGACGATGAATGGCCGGCCCGGTACCGGCTGCGAACGGAGATCCCCGTGATCGATGAGGATCAACTCCGTCAGACGGGGACCGAGTACCACGATCTGGGTGAGGCCGGGAATGTGTATCTGCAACTGCCGGAAAGCTTGCCTGACCGGGTGCGGCAGAAAGCGGAGGAACTGACCCGGGGGGAGGACAATCCTTACGACCGGGCAGCGGCGGTGGAAAACTGGCTGAGAAGCGGCGGTGGGTTTCGCTACGAAACCGAAGATATACCGGTGCCGGGGCAGAGGGAGGATTTTGTGGATCAGTTCCTCTTCGACAGTCAACGGGGCTATTGTGACCATTTTTCCACCTCGATGGTGGTGATGCTCCGCAGTGTGGGCATCCCCGCCCGTTGGATGAAGGGGTTTGCACCCGGAGAAGGTGAGATGGTGGAAGTTGACGATCCGAAGCAAAAGGGAAAAACCGTCACCGAACACCGCATCACCGTCCGGAACAGCGACGCCCATTCCTGGGTGGAAGTCTATTTTGCGGGAGTGGGCTGGATTCCCTTTGAACCCACCCCGGGCTTCGCCAACCCCACCCCCCGTCATGGAGGATGA
- a CDS encoding cation diffusion facilitator family transporter yields MSNRAETGVWVSLIAYLLLSTTKVGLGYWLSSQALTADGLNNVTDVLAAGGVLIGLRIARKPRDEDHPYGHSRAESISALIASFIMATIGLEVLQSGIRTAWKGTASPPDLWAAWIALGCAGVMFAVFGYTRHLAHRTRSSALSAVSKDNLSDAMVSIGAAAGIIGSQWGMPWLDPAAAIIVGLIILKTAWGIFKEMSHLLTDGFHEGELSRYRDTMEEVKGVKSVVDLKGRMQGNEVILDAVIEVDRELTVEESHRITELLEAEMARRHQVRQTHIHVEPDGSPDSSSDH; encoded by the coding sequence ATGTCGAATCGAGCGGAAACGGGAGTCTGGGTCAGCCTGATCGCCTATCTTCTCCTGAGCACAACCAAAGTGGGCTTGGGCTATTGGCTCTCCTCCCAGGCCCTGACAGCGGATGGACTGAATAATGTCACGGATGTGCTCGCCGCCGGCGGGGTCCTCATCGGATTGCGGATCGCCCGGAAACCCCGGGACGAAGATCACCCATACGGACATTCCCGTGCGGAGAGCATCTCCGCTCTCATCGCTTCCTTCATCATGGCCACGATTGGATTGGAAGTGCTGCAAAGCGGAATCCGGACCGCATGGAAGGGCACGGCGTCTCCTCCGGACCTGTGGGCGGCCTGGATCGCCCTGGGATGTGCCGGGGTGATGTTCGCCGTATTCGGCTACACCCGGCACCTCGCCCATCGCACCCGCAGCAGCGCTTTGTCGGCCGTCTCCAAGGACAACCTCTCCGATGCCATGGTCAGCATCGGCGCTGCCGCGGGTATCATCGGCTCCCAATGGGGCATGCCCTGGCTGGATCCGGCAGCCGCCATCATCGTCGGTTTGATCATCCTGAAGACGGCCTGGGGGATCTTCAAGGAGATGTCCCACCTTTTGACCGACGGATTTCACGAAGGGGAGCTCTCCCGGTACCGGGACACCATGGAGGAGGTGAAAGGCGTGAAATCCGTGGTCGATCTGAAAGGCCGCATGCAGGGGAACGAGGTCATCCTCGATGCGGTGATTGAGGTGGATCGGGAGCTCACTGTGGAAGAGAGCCACCGGATCACCGAGCTCCTGGAAGCGGAGATGGCCCGCAGACATCAGGTGCGGCAGACCCATATCCATGTGGAGCCGGATGGCTCTCCCGACTCCTCTTCGGATCATTGA
- a CDS encoding DUF4129 domain-containing protein: MNPPRASPTPPPVMEDERGADAGASEGEEQGTATNREQRLNRMERELARTGGETEGGSPQGSWDWKMGLAWIGGSLVVAFFLLRMLRRRIAWMVLDRRNRKNRDLVDAFHGFLRWLAWSRGPRKPHETVREYLFQRDPFSQASPELRRLSQAYEAVRYGGVRGGKAGLDRIRELWQRVLKQFRP, from the coding sequence TTGAACCCACCCCGGGCTTCGCCAACCCCACCCCCCGTCATGGAGGATGAGAGGGGGGCCGATGCAGGTGCTTCAGAGGGAGAGGAGCAGGGGACGGCCACCAACCGGGAACAGCGGCTCAACCGGATGGAACGGGAACTGGCCCGGACGGGCGGCGAAACAGAAGGGGGTTCACCACAGGGCAGTTGGGATTGGAAAATGGGATTGGCTTGGATTGGCGGGAGCCTGGTTGTGGCCTTTTTCCTGCTTCGGATGTTGCGCCGGCGGATCGCCTGGATGGTTCTGGATCGGAGGAACCGGAAAAACCGGGATTTGGTGGATGCTTTTCATGGATTTCTCCGTTGGCTGGCCTGGAGCCGGGGTCCCCGCAAACCCCACGAGACGGTGCGGGAGTATCTGTTTCAACGGGACCCTTTTTCCCAAGCCTCCCCGGAGTTGCGACGCCTGAGCCAGGCTTACGAAGCGGTTCGCTACGGGGGTGTGCGGGGAGGCAAAGCGGGGTTGGACAGGATTCGGGAGCTTTGGCAAAGAGTCTTGAAACAGTTTCGTCCCTGA
- a CDS encoding NCS2 family permease codes for MDNEPNALARYFRFGQHGTNLKTEILAGITTFLTMAYVLLVNPFLLGKEAGMDFGAVFVATAVAAAIGSLLMGLFANYPIVLAPGMGLNAYFTYTVVLGMKVPWQTALGAVFISGLIFLLLTVTKVRELIINSIPPVLKHSVSAGIGLFIAFIGLKNAELIVANKATYISLNSDLMQPEILLTIFGLVLTLFLMVRRVKGAVFFGMIGTAVVGMITGVVEIPTQFFSAPPSLAPTFLKMDIVGALDMGFFAIIFAFLFVDLFDTAGTLVGVANQAGLLKENRLPRAGRALTADSLATMSGAALGTSTVTSYVESTAGVATGGRTGMTAVTAAALFLLALFFFPLVETFASVSAITSPALIIVGVLMASSLKEIEWKDLSEGAPAFLTVLMMPLTFSIATGIAIGFILYPLIKMFAGKARQVHPILYVLAVIFIARFVFLGSI; via the coding sequence GTGGACAACGAACCGAATGCCCTGGCCCGTTATTTCCGGTTCGGGCAACATGGCACCAACCTGAAAACCGAAATACTGGCCGGAATCACCACCTTTTTGACCATGGCATACGTGCTCCTGGTCAACCCTTTCCTCCTCGGGAAAGAGGCGGGGATGGATTTTGGAGCCGTCTTCGTCGCCACTGCGGTGGCGGCGGCGATTGGGTCACTCTTGATGGGCCTGTTTGCCAATTACCCGATCGTGCTGGCCCCGGGAATGGGGTTGAATGCATATTTCACTTATACAGTGGTCCTCGGGATGAAGGTGCCTTGGCAGACGGCACTGGGTGCGGTCTTTATCTCCGGGCTGATCTTTTTGCTGCTGACGGTGACCAAAGTCCGGGAGTTGATCATCAACTCGATCCCACCGGTGCTGAAGCATTCGGTGTCGGCGGGAATCGGCCTCTTCATCGCTTTTATCGGGTTGAAAAACGCCGAGCTGATCGTTGCCAATAAAGCTACTTACATTTCCCTGAACAGCGATCTGATGCAACCGGAAATTTTGCTGACCATCTTCGGCCTGGTGCTCACCCTGTTCCTGATGGTGCGCCGGGTGAAGGGGGCCGTCTTTTTCGGGATGATCGGAACGGCGGTGGTGGGGATGATCACCGGCGTGGTGGAGATCCCCACCCAGTTTTTCTCCGCGCCGCCGAGTCTGGCTCCCACCTTTCTGAAGATGGATATTGTCGGAGCCTTGGACATGGGCTTTTTCGCCATCATCTTTGCTTTTCTTTTCGTGGATCTCTTTGACACCGCCGGCACCTTGGTGGGTGTGGCCAACCAGGCCGGTCTGCTGAAAGAGAACCGCTTGCCCCGGGCCGGTCGCGCTCTTACTGCGGACTCCCTGGCCACCATGTCCGGAGCGGCTTTGGGAACTTCCACCGTCACTTCTTATGTGGAGTCCACTGCCGGTGTGGCCACCGGGGGGCGGACAGGGATGACTGCCGTCACCGCGGCTGCACTGTTTCTGCTGGCACTCTTCTTTTTCCCGCTGGTGGAAACCTTCGCCTCGGTATCGGCGATCACTTCTCCCGCGCTGATCATCGTCGGGGTGTTGATGGCCTCCAGTCTGAAAGAGATTGAGTGGAAAGACCTCTCTGAGGGAGCCCCCGCCTTTCTCACAGTGCTGATGATGCCGCTCACCTTCAGTATCGCCACCGGCATTGCCATCGGCTTCATCCTGTATCCCCTGATCAAGATGTTCGCCGGCAAAGCACGACAAGTTCATCCCATTCTGTATGTGTTGGCTGTGATCTTTATCGCCCGCTTTGTTTTCCTGGGGAGCATCTGA
- the guaA gene encoding glutamine-hydrolyzing GMP synthase, protein MEQVVVLDFGGQYNQLIARRIRDLGVYSELLPPHTDAERLKKLAPKGIVFSGGPASVYAEGAPKCDPAIFELGIPILGICYGMQLISAHFGGEVKRAEKREYGKADVEILSDSPLFQGPGTRESVWMSHSDVVTAPPRGFQVDGRTASAPVAAMSDPDRRIHAVQFHPEVRHTQHGDEMIRSFLYEVCRCEGNWSMETFIGDTVRELQEKIGEKRVLCALSGGVDSSVVAALIHRAIGDQLTCVFVDHGLLRKGEADSVMGTFADHFHMNVVKVDARERFLSKLKGVTDPEKKRKIIGNEFIRVFEEETEKLGKHDFLAQGTLYTDIVESGTETAQTIKSHHNVGGLPEDMQMDLVEPVNTLFKDEVRKVGEELGLPREIVWRQPFPGPGLGIRVIGEVTEEKLEIVRESDAVLRDEIQKAGLDSEIWQYFTTLPDFRSVGVMGDARTYAYTVGVRAVTSIDGMTADWARIPHDILERISNRIINEVDGVNRVVYDITSKPPATIEWE, encoded by the coding sequence ATGGAACAAGTGGTAGTGCTGGACTTCGGTGGACAATACAATCAACTGATCGCCCGGCGGATTCGGGATCTGGGAGTCTACAGCGAGCTGTTGCCACCTCATACCGATGCGGAGCGGCTGAAAAAGTTGGCGCCGAAAGGAATTGTATTTTCGGGGGGGCCGGCCAGTGTCTATGCTGAAGGTGCTCCAAAATGTGATCCGGCCATCTTTGAACTGGGGATTCCGATTTTGGGCATCTGTTACGGGATGCAACTGATCAGTGCCCATTTTGGAGGCGAAGTCAAGCGGGCGGAAAAGCGCGAGTACGGAAAAGCCGACGTTGAGATCCTCTCCGACTCTCCCCTTTTCCAAGGACCCGGTACCCGGGAAAGCGTCTGGATGAGCCACAGTGATGTGGTGACTGCTCCCCCGCGGGGCTTTCAGGTGGACGGTCGAACCGCTTCCGCCCCGGTGGCGGCGATGAGTGACCCGGACCGTCGGATCCATGCGGTTCAATTTCATCCCGAGGTGCGTCACACACAGCACGGGGATGAAATGATTCGGAGTTTCCTGTACGAAGTGTGCCGATGTGAGGGAAACTGGAGTATGGAGACTTTCATCGGGGATACGGTGAGAGAACTGCAGGAGAAGATCGGGGAGAAACGGGTCCTCTGCGCCCTGAGCGGTGGAGTGGATTCTTCCGTTGTCGCCGCGCTGATCCATCGTGCCATCGGAGACCAACTCACCTGTGTGTTTGTCGATCACGGCCTGCTTCGTAAAGGGGAAGCGGACAGCGTCATGGGCACTTTTGCCGACCATTTTCACATGAATGTGGTCAAAGTGGATGCCCGGGAGCGATTCCTGAGCAAATTGAAGGGTGTGACCGACCCCGAGAAGAAACGGAAGATCATCGGCAATGAGTTTATCCGTGTCTTTGAAGAGGAGACGGAGAAGCTGGGTAAACATGATTTTCTGGCACAGGGAACCTTGTATACCGACATTGTGGAATCCGGGACGGAGACGGCACAGACGATCAAGTCCCATCACAATGTGGGTGGTTTGCCGGAAGATATGCAGATGGATCTGGTGGAACCGGTCAACACCCTGTTTAAGGATGAGGTGCGCAAAGTCGGCGAGGAACTGGGGCTTCCCCGGGAAATCGTCTGGCGCCAACCCTTCCCCGGGCCGGGACTGGGAATTCGTGTGATCGGTGAAGTGACGGAGGAGAAGCTGGAAATCGTCCGGGAATCGGATGCCGTCCTGCGGGATGAAATACAAAAAGCAGGATTGGACAGCGAGATCTGGCAATACTTCACCACCCTCCCGGATTTCAGAAGTGTCGGCGTGATGGGGGATGCCCGCACCTATGCCTATACGGTCGGCGTCCGGGCGGTCACCTCCATCGACGGCATGACCGCCGATTGGGCCAGAATTCCACACGACATACTCGAGCGGATCTCCAACCGGATCATCAATGAAGTGGACGGGGTCAACCGGGTGGTGTACGATATCACCTCCAAACCGCCGGCCACCATTGAGTGGGAATAA
- a CDS encoding GntR family transcriptional regulator, with amino-acid sequence MPELDIGSVIKKETMHQAAYKQLKHAILSGKLTPDHFYTETDFAHVLNISRTPVREAVKDLIHDNLLLSVPRKGLKVREFTESEVEQIFLVRKAIESQVIGQLLKTVTEERISFLENLVEDQKRAIETDDRIAFIRLDQKFHHQMIRFVHYELIEELIIKLHNLTRLIGHQAIKKQGRREEVIREHQEILESLKRGDSDQAKQAMVTHLENTQQSYRMVKTKSDDRRDSK; translated from the coding sequence ATGCCTGAGCTGGATATCGGTTCGGTGATCAAGAAGGAGACCATGCACCAGGCTGCCTACAAACAGTTAAAACACGCGATTCTCTCCGGCAAGCTCACTCCCGACCACTTTTACACGGAGACTGATTTTGCCCATGTGTTGAACATCTCACGCACACCGGTCAGGGAGGCCGTCAAGGATCTGATTCATGATAACCTGCTTCTATCTGTTCCGCGAAAAGGTCTGAAAGTGAGGGAATTCACGGAATCAGAAGTGGAGCAGATCTTTTTGGTCAGAAAAGCGATTGAGAGCCAAGTGATCGGCCAACTTTTGAAAACGGTTACAGAAGAGCGGATCTCCTTCCTGGAAAACCTGGTGGAAGATCAGAAGCGGGCGATCGAAACCGATGACAGGATCGCTTTCATCAGATTGGATCAGAAATTTCATCATCAGATGATCCGGTTTGTCCATTATGAGCTGATCGAGGAATTGATTATCAAACTTCACAACCTGACCCGTCTCATCGGTCATCAGGCAATTAAGAAACAGGGCCGGAGGGAAGAAGTGATCCGCGAACATCAGGAGATTCTTGAATCCCTGAAACGCGGGGACAGTGATCAGGCCAAACAAGCGATGGTGACTCATCTGGAAAACACGCAGCAATCTTATCGAATGGTGAAGACCAAATCCGATGATCGGAGGGATTCCAAGTGA
- a CDS encoding DUF2848 domain-containing protein, whose amino-acid sequence MENKLILNIQGTDETIELIVNRVFNAGYAGSDQEKVQEHIDELAELGVPVPTTTPTLYPIADYLPTTTDRIQVQHQETSGEIEYVLIRAKGEWFVTVGSDHTDRKLETFSVPMSKQAYPNIIAEDVWRLEDVKDHWERLELECWVTAEGERQLYQKGSCADLMTPGQWKDIFEQMNVADEGNLFFSATINTVAKSLTFAEKYEFEMRDPVLNRVIKHQYRVDMLSAPIE is encoded by the coding sequence TTGGAAAACAAATTGATTCTCAACATACAAGGAACCGACGAAACCATCGAGCTGATTGTAAATCGTGTGTTCAACGCCGGTTATGCCGGAAGCGATCAGGAAAAGGTTCAGGAACATATCGATGAGCTGGCGGAACTGGGGGTTCCCGTCCCCACAACCACCCCCACTCTGTATCCGATTGCCGACTATTTGCCGACGACCACGGATCGGATTCAGGTACAGCATCAGGAAACGAGCGGGGAGATCGAATATGTTCTCATCCGGGCCAAGGGGGAATGGTTTGTCACGGTGGGGAGCGATCATACCGACCGGAAGTTGGAGACCTTCAGCGTACCGATGTCCAAACAAGCTTATCCCAATATCATCGCTGAAGATGTTTGGCGCTTGGAAGATGTGAAAGATCACTGGGAGCGGCTGGAACTGGAGTGTTGGGTGACTGCCGAGGGTGAACGGCAACTGTATCAAAAAGGAAGTTGTGCAGACTTGATGACTCCGGGGCAATGGAAAGATATTTTTGAACAGATGAATGTGGCGGACGAGGGGAATCTGTTTTTCTCCGCTACGATCAACACCGTGGCCAAGTCGCTGACATTTGCGGAGAAATATGAATTTGAAATGCGGGATCCGGTGCTGAACCGGGTGATCAAGCATCAATACCGGGTGGACATGCTGTCTGCACCGATTGAATGA